A stretch of DNA from Melioribacteraceae bacterium 4301-Me:
AAAATAATGTCTAATTTTTTTAGCTATGTAAATGAGTAAAGCAGATGAAAAGCATAAAGAATTTTGAACAACTGCTCAATATGTTTTTAGTTGACTTATCCGGCATTAGCAGAGTTTCAGAAAATACTATACAGGCATATTCAAACGATATTAAACAACTTCTTGAATTTTGTCAAACTAACAAAATCAATAAATTATCCCAAATAAATCATAAAGTAATTAGAAGATTTTTAGTACAACTAAATTCTTTGAACATATCTAAAAATTCAATTTCTAGAAAGTTATCGAGTATTAGAAAATTCTTTAATTTTTTGGTAAAAAATAGTTTTTTAGAAAGCAATCCAATATCAGATATTTCAAATCCTAAAGTTGTTAGAAAATTACCAAGTCATTTAACTATTGACTCTTTTTTAGAAATTTATAGATTGATAGACAAAGAAATTGAATTTGAGGAAGCAATTAAGCTAAAGGCAATTTTTGAACTACTCTATGGATGTGCTTTACGCGTTTCGGAATTGTGTTCATTAAACATTAATGATATTGACTTTGCTTCTAAATCTATTCGCATTTTAGGTAAAGGTAATAAAGTGAGAATAGTTCCATTAGGTGAAAAATCTATTTCGGTGCTTCAACAATATTTGGAACAAAAGAAATTATTAGTCGAGCCGCATAATCTTTCTGCTTTGCCATTATTTACAGATAAAAAAGGAAAAAGACTAAATCGTTTTGTCGTTTATTACATTGTTAAAAAATATATTTCAAAGGTAAGTGATATAGAAAAGAAAAGTCCACATGTACTAAGACATAGTGCAGCAACGCATATGTTAGACAATGGAGCTGATCTTATTGCAGTCAAAGAAATTTTGGGGCATGAAAATTTGTCTACTACTCAAATATATACCCACGTTAGTATTGAGAGATTAAAAAGCACTTATAAAAAAGCTCATCCAAAATCTTAAAGGAGACAATATGAACATTCAAATAACATCTCGTAAATTTCGTGCAAAAGACTCATTAAAAAGTTACATAACCAAAAGTTTAAAATCGCTGGAAAAATTAAATGATCAAATATTAGATGTAGATGTAATCTTAAGTTTCACTCATATAAAAGACAGCATAAAGACAGTTGAAATTAATGCACAAATTCCTGGCAAACTACTTTCGGTAAGTTCATCAACAGACGATTTTAAAAAGTCTGTAATTGATGCTAGAAATAAATTAGAACGTCAATTAAGAAAAGAGAAAACAAAAAAATTGGCGAAAACCAGATGATAACCGTAGATGAAAAAAATATTATTAAAAAGGATAGTATTAATGTAGAATTTTTTTATAAGCATACTAAAGATAGATTTAATTTAAAGCTGCTTAATCAAAAAGATGGACTTAAAAGGATAATTAATGACCAAAATCTTCATAGACCTGGTCTTGCACTTGCTGGCTTTGTCGATTTATACTCTTACAATCGCGTGCAAGTCTTTGGCAATACAGAGATGAGGTATTTAAATCGATTAACATCTTCTAAAAGAAAAAAAGCGTTAGAGAATATTTTTAAGTTTGATATCCCATGCCTAATCTTAACTGATAACAATAAACCATTAAATGAAATGCTGGAATTAGCATCTAAATACAAGGTCCCTATTTTTGGTACATCTTTTCCTACTACAAAACTTATCTTTTTAGTAAGTGATTTTTTAGATGACCAATTCGCACCTCGATTATCCGTCCATGGTTCTTTCGTAGATGTGTATGGAGTAGGTATGCTCTTTATTGGTAAATCTGGAATTGGCAAAAGCGAAGTGGCACTTGACTTGGTTGAAAGAGGACATAGATTAGTTGCTGATGATGTTGTGATATTAACGAAAAAGGGAGAGGGAATTTTAATGGGTGCGGGTACTGACCTTGTAAAACATTTCATGGAAGTTCGTGGAATAGGAATAATTGATATTAGAAGTATGTTTGGAGTAAGAGCAATTAGATTTCAAAAAAGATTGGAGATTATTGTAGAACTTGAGATTTGGGATGAAAACGGCGATTATACTCGTACTGGTCTTGACGGCACTAAGCAAACACTATTAGATGTAGAAATACCATATATTAAACTTCCAATAGTACCAGGCAAAAATATAACGGTTATCTCAGAAGTTATTGCACTAAATTATTTGTTGAGACATTATGGTTATGATGCTGCACAGGTATTTAAAAGAAGGCTGAATTACAGAATTCGCCAAAAAATGAATAGTGTAGATAGAGTGGTTGACTATTTTGAGCACGATTTTGAATAGTAAATTAGCTTGACTGAATAAAGTGCTTTTATTATCTTCGCAACCGAATTTGATATGAAAAAATTTTACTACTTTTCAAAAGCTAAGCTTAAATTCGTTGAAATTAAGGACTTTTACCGTAAGTTTTTGTTTTTAGTCTTGTTTTTCTCTTTTTTGATTTCATTTTTGGTCTTCGGTACGTTCTTAGTTTACAACGAGTATGTAAATCCCGATTGGGAAGTCAAATCATTACAAAGAAAAAATAATCAATTAAAAGATGATTTCAGATCGCTGTTAGAAAAGTACAAGCAGCTAAGTACTCAAGTAGATAATTTATTTAAGCGTAATAATGAACTTAGGCTTTTAGCCAATTTAGAACCGTTTAACAATGAAGATTCACTTATTGGTATTGGTGGTAATATTTTTTCGGATTTTGATCCTACAACTCCTTCTGACATTAAAGAATTATTAAATAATATTTCTTCTTATGTTGCTCAATTGAACGCTAAAGTAACATTAGAAAAAGAAAGTTTTAATGAAGTTAAAGAAACATTAAAATCAAATGAGAAACTTTATGCGGCAATACCGGCGCTAAAACCTGTAGTTGGCGGTTTTTTTGGAGATTCTTTTGGACTTAGGATGCATCCAATATTAAAAATAAAAAGGATGCACGATGGACAAGATATTGTTGTTGACATTGGCACCAAAGTTTATGCGCCCGGTGCAGGAAAAGTTTCATTTGTTGGTCGTAGAGGTGGGACTGGTCTTACTCTCGAAATTGACCATGGTTTTGGTTACACGACAATTTATGGGCATCTTTCCCAAATTTTAGTTAAACTAAACCAAAACGTGAAAAGAGGTGATGTAATTGCATTGTCTGGTAATTCTGGTAAATTATCAACAGGACCACATCTACATTATGAAGTTAGACATAACGGTATACCATTAGACCCACGTAATTTTATGTATGATGATATTAATATTTTTGATATAGTTAAAAAGAACGATAATTCTAAGGAGATGAAGTAATATGATTTGGACCGTTGAATTAGCGTCTTATCTTGATGACGCTCCTTGGCCAGCTACAAAAGAAGAATTAATAGATTATGCCGAAAGAATAGGCGCTCCTATTGAAGTTATTGAAAACTTGCAAGAGCTCGAAGATTCTGATGAGCCATATGAAACAATAGAGGATATATGGCCAGATTATCCAAGTGACGAAGATTTCTTTTATAGCGACGATGATGAATATAAATCGTAATATCGAGCTCTTAAATGCAAGACTTTTTTAATGAAATTGTAAATCAAAATACAGCAAAGAATATTTTGCAGAGTATCTATAACTCAGGGCGTGTACCACACGCCTTTTTATTTTTTGGACCAGAAGGTGTGGGAAAATTTAACACAGCAATCCAATTTGCAAAAATCCTTAATAGCAACACCAACACTAAAAATGCTGATGCTGTTATTTCAAAAATTAATTCCTTCTTTGAACCTTATGTAAAACTTGTAATGCCGTTGCCCAGAGGCAAAAATGAAACTGGTGATGACTCACCAACTGAAAAATTAAGTGATGACGTGTTAGAAACAATAAATTTAGAACTGCAAAAAAAAAGAGATAATCTTTATCACAAAATAACTATTGAAAACGCTAACTCTATTAAAATAAACAGCATTAGAGATATTAAAAGGTTTATCGCTTTTAATTATGCAGATGTTAATAAAAGAATAATTATTATTTTAGAAGCTCATTTGATGAACGAGGAAGCACAAAATGCTCTCTTGAAAAGTTTGGAAGAACCCCCAGAAGGCATAGTTTTTATTTTATTGACTTCAGATAAAAATAAATTGCTGCCAACTATCTTATCTCGGTGCTGGCAGGTTGATTTTGAGCCTCTTCAGCCTAATGACATTGAAATTATACTGCAGAAATTCTTCAAAATTGATAGGCAAATTTCGACCCACGTTTCTAAATTTGCAGACGGCTCCGTCTATAAAGCACTTCAACTTATTGAAAATGATTTTGAGAAACTATTGGAAACCACTATACAAATTCTTAGATATTCACTCGGGAAAAGATATTTTACAGCTTATAATGCTCTTAAAGAAATCACAAACGACTTCTCTAATGCTTTATTGAAAATGATAATTGATTTAATTATAAAATGGTTCGACGATACATATAAAAATAAATCATCTTACGATAATTATTATTTCAAAGACTTTTTAGATACTATTGAAAAGTTCAATAACAAGTTTAATTCTGTTGATATACCAAACGTTATAACCAATCTCGAAAGACTTAAAGAATTAATAGATAAAAATGTTAGCTTGAATATCATATCTTTATGTCTTATATTTGAAATAGCAGCAATTACAATAGGGAAATAAAGTGTATTACATAGATTTATCTTTCCTTAAAGCAGAAGAATCCGATTATACCCCTCCTCAACTTGATATTATTCAAACGGAATGTAACAATTGTTTTAAGGATATTATTACGAACAAACTTCACTCAAATTATCATAATGTTAGTGCTTGTCTCTCATCAGAAGTTGAAAAGCAGATGAGAGTGCCTATAGACACAAGAAACATTATTGAAGTTAGTTCTGAAGGACTGTTGAGTACAAACTATTGTGAAGTCCCACCTGAACTAATTAACAAGGTTTCTTCCGGTGATTTTATAATTGTAAGCTTCGATGATTTTTTAGAGATTGCTCAAGTAAAATTGATTGGCGAATTAGTTAAAATTAAACGACAACATTATGAACTTTTTGGCGAACCTCTTCCAACTGTGATTCGTAAAATTAACAAAGATGATTTGGAAAGGATTAACAAAAATCGCATTGATGAACAAAAAGCCATAAAAGTTTTCAAGGAAAGTACAGCCAAGTTTGGTCTAGAGATGAAATTGGTAAGTATTCATTTCCAATTTGATAGGAAAAGATTATTCTTTTTTTATACAGCAGATGGACGCGTAGACTTTAGAGAATTAGCTAAAGACTTAGCTTCAATTTTTAAGACAAGAATTGAATTAAGACAGGTAGGAGTACGAGATGAAGCGAAAAGGATTGGTGGGATTGGCACATGCGGGAGAGAATACTGCTGTACATCTTTTTTATGCAACTTCAAAAAAATCACTACACAATTAGCTAATGAACAAAATCTTTTGTCATCTATGGGTAAGCTCAGCGGTCCATGTGGAAAATTAAAATGTTGCTTATCGTTCGAGATTGAATAGATAATTTTGTCCTTTAATTTTTATATGGAGATATGAAATGCAAAAAGTAGTAATTGTTGCTGCTAAACGTACTCCTGTTGGGTCTTTCTTAGGAGAACTTTCCTCATTATCTGTAACACAACTAGGTAGTATTGTAATAAAGGATATTTTAAAAACAACTAAAATCAACCCTGAAATAGTTGATGAAGTAATAATGGGTAATGTTTTATCTGCTGGTGTAGGACAAGCACCAGCAAGGCAGGCAGCATTATTTGCTGGTTTGCCTAATAAGACCGAATGCCTGACAATAAACAAAATGTGCGGAAGTGGATTGAAAGCTGTTATGTTAGCTCATCAGGCAATTAAATGTGGTGACGCTGAAGTAGTAATTGCAGGCGGTATGGAAAGCATGTCTAATGCACCATATTTATTAACCGAAGCAAGAAAGGGATATCGACTTGGTAATTCTAAGTTAATTGACCACATGATTGTTGATGGCTTATGGGATGTTTATAATAATATTCACATGGGTAGCTGTGCTGAGGCATGTGCAAAAGATTTTAATTTTACTCGACAAATGGTTGATGAATTTGCGATAGAATCTTATAGAAGGGCATTAGAAGCTCAAAAGAATCATAAATTCGATGAAGAAATTACCGAAGTTGAAATTCTAACTAAAAAAGAAAAAGTTATTGTTAAAGAAGACGAAGAGCCTAAGAAAGTAAAGTTTGATAAAATCTCTTTATTAGCACCTGCATTTGAAAAGGATGGTATTGTAACTGCTGCAAATTCATCGAAGATTAATGACGGAGCAGCTGCTCTGTTAGTAATGACTGAAAAAAAAGCTAAAGAACTTGGTTTAACGCCCTTGGTTGAAATTGTAGAGCAAGCCTCTGCTGCTAAAGCACCTATTGAATTCCCAACTGCGCCAGCCGATGCAATAAGTAAAGTAATAAAAAAGGCAAATTTGAAAATTGACCAAATAGATTTATTTGAAATAAATGAAGCGTTTGCTGTAGTGTCCTTAGCTGTTAATAAATTGTTGGGTTTGGATGCAAGTAAGGTT
This window harbors:
- a CDS encoding tyrosine-type recombinase/integrase, coding for MKSIKNFEQLLNMFLVDLSGISRVSENTIQAYSNDIKQLLEFCQTNKINKLSQINHKVIRRFLVQLNSLNISKNSISRKLSSIRKFFNFLVKNSFLESNPISDISNPKVVRKLPSHLTIDSFLEIYRLIDKEIEFEEAIKLKAIFELLYGCALRVSELCSLNINDIDFASKSIRILGKGNKVRIVPLGEKSISVLQQYLEQKKLLVEPHNLSALPLFTDKKGKRLNRFVVYYIVKKYISKVSDIEKKSPHVLRHSAATHMLDNGADLIAVKEILGHENLSTTQIYTHVSIERLKSTYKKAHPKS
- the hpf gene encoding ribosome hibernation-promoting factor, HPF/YfiA family, whose product is MNIQITSRKFRAKDSLKSYITKSLKSLEKLNDQILDVDVILSFTHIKDSIKTVEINAQIPGKLLSVSSSTDDFKKSVIDARNKLERQLRKEKTKKLAKTR
- the hprK gene encoding HPr(Ser) kinase/phosphatase; the encoded protein is MITVDEKNIIKKDSINVEFFYKHTKDRFNLKLLNQKDGLKRIINDQNLHRPGLALAGFVDLYSYNRVQVFGNTEMRYLNRLTSSKRKKALENIFKFDIPCLILTDNNKPLNEMLELASKYKVPIFGTSFPTTKLIFLVSDFLDDQFAPRLSVHGSFVDVYGVGMLFIGKSGIGKSEVALDLVERGHRLVADDVVILTKKGEGILMGAGTDLVKHFMEVRGIGIIDIRSMFGVRAIRFQKRLEIIVELEIWDENGDYTRTGLDGTKQTLLDVEIPYIKLPIVPGKNITVISEVIALNYLLRHYGYDAAQVFKRRLNYRIRQKMNSVDRVVDYFEHDFE
- a CDS encoding M23 family metallopeptidase, translated to MKKFYYFSKAKLKFVEIKDFYRKFLFLVLFFSFLISFLVFGTFLVYNEYVNPDWEVKSLQRKNNQLKDDFRSLLEKYKQLSTQVDNLFKRNNELRLLANLEPFNNEDSLIGIGGNIFSDFDPTTPSDIKELLNNISSYVAQLNAKVTLEKESFNEVKETLKSNEKLYAAIPALKPVVGGFFGDSFGLRMHPILKIKRMHDGQDIVVDIGTKVYAPGAGKVSFVGRRGGTGLTLEIDHGFGYTTIYGHLSQILVKLNQNVKRGDVIALSGNSGKLSTGPHLHYEVRHNGIPLDPRNFMYDDINIFDIVKKNDNSKEMK
- a CDS encoding DUF2795 domain-containing protein gives rise to the protein MIWTVELASYLDDAPWPATKEELIDYAERIGAPIEVIENLQELEDSDEPYETIEDIWPDYPSDEDFFYSDDDEYKS
- a CDS encoding ATP-binding protein; the encoded protein is MQDFFNEIVNQNTAKNILQSIYNSGRVPHAFLFFGPEGVGKFNTAIQFAKILNSNTNTKNADAVISKINSFFEPYVKLVMPLPRGKNETGDDSPTEKLSDDVLETINLELQKKRDNLYHKITIENANSIKINSIRDIKRFIAFNYADVNKRIIIILEAHLMNEEAQNALLKSLEEPPEGIVFILLTSDKNKLLPTILSRCWQVDFEPLQPNDIEIILQKFFKIDRQISTHVSKFADGSVYKALQLIENDFEKLLETTIQILRYSLGKRYFTAYNALKEITNDFSNALLKMIIDLIIKWFDDTYKNKSSYDNYYFKDFLDTIEKFNNKFNSVDIPNVITNLERLKELIDKNVSLNIISLCLIFEIAAITIGK
- a CDS encoding stage 0 sporulation family protein: MYYIDLSFLKAEESDYTPPQLDIIQTECNNCFKDIITNKLHSNYHNVSACLSSEVEKQMRVPIDTRNIIEVSSEGLLSTNYCEVPPELINKVSSGDFIIVSFDDFLEIAQVKLIGELVKIKRQHYELFGEPLPTVIRKINKDDLERINKNRIDEQKAIKVFKESTAKFGLEMKLVSIHFQFDRKRLFFFYTADGRVDFRELAKDLASIFKTRIELRQVGVRDEAKRIGGIGTCGREYCCTSFLCNFKKITTQLANEQNLLSSMGKLSGPCGKLKCCLSFEIE
- a CDS encoding acetyl-CoA C-acyltransferase is translated as MQKVVIVAAKRTPVGSFLGELSSLSVTQLGSIVIKDILKTTKINPEIVDEVIMGNVLSAGVGQAPARQAALFAGLPNKTECLTINKMCGSGLKAVMLAHQAIKCGDAEVVIAGGMESMSNAPYLLTEARKGYRLGNSKLIDHMIVDGLWDVYNNIHMGSCAEACAKDFNFTRQMVDEFAIESYRRALEAQKNHKFDEEITEVEILTKKEKVIVKEDEEPKKVKFDKISLLAPAFEKDGIVTAANSSKINDGAAALLVMTEKKAKELGLTPLVEIVEQASAAKAPIEFPTAPADAISKVIKKANLKIDQIDLFEINEAFAVVSLAVNKLLGLDASKVNVNGGAVALGHPIGASGARILTTLIYELRRRQLNLGIASLCIGGGEASALIVKNYKG